The genomic segment CAGTGTGAAAGGGCGCTGGCATTATCACGAACCTCTGATTAATCGCAAATTGTCTTTCCCGCGCAAGCGGGAATCCAGAGGTTTTGCACGTTACGAATACTCAGCGACTCTGGATTCCCGTTTGCACGGGAAATGACGCGTTTGCACGGGAATGACGCTTGACCCAGAGGTTCGCCAATAACCGCACATGCTTCTGACCATCCGTGATTTCCTGAAACTCGAATCCGCCGGCGGCCTCGTGCTCGTCGCGGCCGCCGCACTGGCGCTGATCTTCAGCAATTCACCGCTACGTGGTTTGTACCAATCGCTGCTCGCGATACCGGTCGAAATTCGCGTTGCTGATCTGCACATCGCCAAGCCGTTGCTGCTATGGGTCAACGATGGCTTGATGGCCATCTTCTTTTTTCTGGTCGGTCTCGAAATCAAGCGCGAAGTCTTGCAGGGCGAA from the Burkholderiales bacterium genome contains:
- a CDS encoding Na+/H+ antiporter NhaA, with the protein product MLLTIRDFLKLESAGGLVLVAAAALALIFSNSPLRGLYQSLLAIPVEIRVADLHIAKPLLLWVNDGLMAIFFFLVGLEIKREVLQGE